GATGGCCGTCTACGAGCTCGGCCACCGTCCCGACGTCCCCACCGGGGCGATCATCTCCGAGGCCGTCGAGCTGGCCAAGCGCTACTCCACCGACGACTCCGGCAAGTTCGTCAACGGCATGCTGGGCCGCATCGCCGAGCAACTCCGCCCCCAGACCTGATCTCGCCCATCTGTTCTCGGCACGTTCCCTGCTCCTCCGGCTCGCGGCACGTGCCGAGAACCGCCGGCAGGGCGGGCGCTGCCCTGGTAACATCTGCACCTGACCGTGAAGCGGGTCCCGAGAGGCCCGTACGGACAGGAGCGTGTGGCTTGGCAGAGCGCGAACGCAGGACGACGCCCCCCTACGGGGGCGTTTTCATCGCCCGGACCCGGGTCATGGACGCCGACGACGTGCGGCGGGCCGTCACCCGCATCGCCCACGAGGTCATCGAGCGCAACGCCGGCCTCACCGACCTCACCGTGATCGGGTTGCAGACCGGCGGGGTCTTCCTGGCCGAGTCGCTGGCCGCCGCCCTCGAGCACATCGACGGCACCGAGGTGCCGGTGGGCACGCTCGACGTGGCCTTCCACCGCGACGACATCGGCCTCCGTCCGGTGATGCCCGAGGCGGTCACCGACATCCCCGGCGACCTCACCGGCCGCACCGTGGTCCTCGTCGACGACGTGCTCTTCACCGGCCGGACCATCCGGGCCGCTCTCGACGCCCTCACCGGCTTCGGCCGCCCCCGGGCGGTGCAGCTGGCCGTCATGGTCGACCGGGGCCACCGAGAGCTGCCGATCCGGCCCGACTACGTGGGCAAGAACCTCCCCACCCGCCGGGACGAGGCGGTCGACGTCCACCCCGACGGCGTCGACCTCGGCGACATCATCAAGGAAACCCGCAGGTGACGGAGTGAAGCTCGAAGTGCTGAACGATGCAGCGACCCGACCTGTCCTCCCGCGGGGGAGCGCAGCAGAGTGAAGCATCTGCTCTCTGTCGCCGACCTCGGGGCCGACGGCATCAACGAGATCCTCGACCTCACCGACTCCTTCGTGGAGGTCAGCGAGCGCCGGATCCCCAAGATCCCGACCCTGCGGGGCCGGACCGTGGTGTCGCTGTTCTACGAGGAGTCGACCCGCACCCGGCTGTCGTTCGAGTCGGCCGCCAAGCGGATGTCGGCCGACACCATGAACTTCAGCGTCGGCGCGTCGTCGGTGAAGAAGGGCGAGTCGCTGCGCGACACCATCCTCACCATCGAGGCCATGGGCGTCGACGCCATCGTCGTGCGCCATGGCTCGGCCGGGGTGCCCTGGCAGCTGGCAGCGTGGGTGGGGGCCAGCGTGATCAATGCCGGCGACGGCTGGCACGAGCACCCCACCCAGGCCCTGCTCGACTGCTACACGATCCGCGAGGAGCGACGCCGCCGTGGCCTCGGCACCGGCTTCGACGGCCTCCACGTGGCCATCGTCGGCGACGTGAAGCACAGTCGGGTGGCCCGCTCCGACACCCTTGCCCTGGCCGCGCTCGGCGCCCGGGTGACCCTGGTCGCCCCCCCGACCCTCCTGCCGCCGGCGGTGGGCACCTGGCCGGTGGAGGTCAGCCACGACCTCGACACCGTGCTGCCGAAGGTCGACGTGGTGCAGGTGCTGCGCATGCAGAAGGAGCGCCAGACCGAAGCGCTGCTCCCCTCGCTGCGCGAGTACACCGCCACCTACGGCCTGACCCGCGACCGCGCCCGGCTGCTCGGCGACGACGCCCTCGTGATGCACCCGGGGCCCATGAACCGCGGGGTCGAGATCGCCGCCGAGGTGGCCGACCTGCCCCGATCCGTCATCGTCCGCCAGGTGGCCAACGGCGTCGCCGTGCGCATGGCCGTCCTGTTCCTGCTGCTCGGCGCCGGAGGTGAGAACGTTGGCTGATGCCACGCTGGTGCTGAAGGGCGGCCGGGTCGTCGACGAGGCAGGGTCACGAGATGCCGACGTCGCCATCGCCGCCGACGGCACCATCGCTGCCGTGGGCCCCGGCCTCGACGGCGGGCGCGTGCTCGACTGCAGCGGCTGCGTGGTCGGCCCTGGCCTGGTCGACCTCCACAGCCACCTCCGCCAGCCCGGCCTCGAAGAGGCGGAGACGATCGAGACCGGCTCGCGCGCCGCCGCCCTCGGCGGCTACACCGCGGTGGTTGCCATGCCCAACACCACCCCGGCGATCGACAGCGCCGGTGTGGTCCGCGAGGTGCTCGAGCTGGCCCGCACCGCCCTCTGCGATGTGCACCCCGCCGGGGCCATCACCAAGGAGCGAGCCGGCACCGAGCTGGCGCCGATGGCCGAGATGGCAGCGCTGGGCGTGCGCCTCTTCACCGACGACGGAGCAGGCGTGCAGGACAGCCGGCTCATGCGCCGGGCGCTCGAGTACGCCTCGGCCCTTGGGGTCACGCTTGCCCAGCACTGCGAGGATGCCGGGCTCTCCACCGGCGGCTACATGCACGAGGGCGAGTGGTCGAGTCGGCTCGGGATCCCCGGCCAGCCCGCCGAGGCCGAGGAGCTCATGGTGGCGCGCGACATCGCCCTGTGCCGCCTCACCAAGGCGCCGGTGCACTTCCTGCACCTCTCCACCGCCGGGTCGGTCGCCCTCGTGCGCGCCGCCCGGGCCGAGGGCTTGCCTGTCACCGCCGAGGCCGCCCCCCACCACTTCACCCTCACCGACGCCGCGGTGGCGACCTACGACCCGGTGTTCAAGGTGCACCCCCCGCTGCGGACCGACGTCGACGTCGCTGCGGTCAAGGCCGGGCTGACCGACGGCACGATCGATGCCATCGCCACCGACCACGCCCCCCACACGCTTGAGTCGAAGGAGGCCGCCTTCGACGAGGCGCCGCCGGGCATGATCGGTCTGGAGACGGCGCTGCCCCTCGCCCTCGGCGAGCTCGGGCTGCCGATCGAAGCTGTGCTCGGCCTGCTGTCGTGGCGCCCCGCCCGCATCGCCGGCCTCGCCGACGCCCACGGCGGCCCCGTGGTGGAGGGACGGCGGGCGAACCTCTGCGTGATCGACCCCGCTGCGACCTGGGTGGTCGACGCCGCGGCGATGGCGAGCCGCAGCCGCAACACGCCCTACGCCGGGCGCAAGGTCACCGGACGTGTTCGCCACACGCTGCTTCGGGGAGAGCCAGTGGTCGTGGATGCGGAGGCCCAGCGATGAACGACATCACCGAGACCCAGCTCGTCCTTGCCGACGGTGCCGTCTTCGAGGGGGAGGCGTTCGGCGCTCCCGCCGAGGTCGCCACCGGCGAGGTCGTCTTCAACACCGTCCTCACCG
The sequence above is a segment of the Acidimicrobiales bacterium genome. Coding sequences within it:
- the pyrR gene encoding bifunctional pyr operon transcriptional regulator/uracil phosphoribosyltransferase PyrR; translated protein: MAERERRTTPPYGGVFIARTRVMDADDVRRAVTRIAHEVIERNAGLTDLTVIGLQTGGVFLAESLAAALEHIDGTEVPVGTLDVAFHRDDIGLRPVMPEAVTDIPGDLTGRTVVLVDDVLFTGRTIRAALDALTGFGRPRAVQLAVMVDRGHRELPIRPDYVGKNLPTRRDEAVDVHPDGVDLGDIIKETRR
- a CDS encoding aspartate carbamoyltransferase catalytic subunit; this encodes MKHLLSVADLGADGINEILDLTDSFVEVSERRIPKIPTLRGRTVVSLFYEESTRTRLSFESAAKRMSADTMNFSVGASSVKKGESLRDTILTIEAMGVDAIVVRHGSAGVPWQLAAWVGASVINAGDGWHEHPTQALLDCYTIREERRRRGLGTGFDGLHVAIVGDVKHSRVARSDTLALAALGARVTLVAPPTLLPPAVGTWPVEVSHDLDTVLPKVDVVQVLRMQKERQTEALLPSLREYTATYGLTRDRARLLGDDALVMHPGPMNRGVEIAAEVADLPRSVIVRQVANGVAVRMAVLFLLLGAGGENVG
- a CDS encoding dihydroorotase, which codes for MADATLVLKGGRVVDEAGSRDADVAIAADGTIAAVGPGLDGGRVLDCSGCVVGPGLVDLHSHLRQPGLEEAETIETGSRAAALGGYTAVVAMPNTTPAIDSAGVVREVLELARTALCDVHPAGAITKERAGTELAPMAEMAALGVRLFTDDGAGVQDSRLMRRALEYASALGVTLAQHCEDAGLSTGGYMHEGEWSSRLGIPGQPAEAEELMVARDIALCRLTKAPVHFLHLSTAGSVALVRAARAEGLPVTAEAAPHHFTLTDAAVATYDPVFKVHPPLRTDVDVAAVKAGLTDGTIDAIATDHAPHTLESKEAAFDEAPPGMIGLETALPLALGELGLPIEAVLGLLSWRPARIAGLADAHGGPVVEGRRANLCVIDPAATWVVDAAAMASRSRNTPYAGRKVTGRVRHTLLRGEPVVVDAEAQR